TGCCAATCCCGACGCGCTTAAAAGTTCACAAGACAAGTCGCTGGATGTGCTGCACACCATCACCATCGACTCCGACAAAATTTCATCGTTCTCGCCCTCTACCCTCAACGCCACCTCGACGTGGCTTGACGGTGGGATCAGCATGACCATGACTCATCAGGGTAAAACAGTGTCGCTCAACAGTGGCCTGGACCCTGACAGCCCTTACGTGACCATTCCTGGTTACTACTACAACGAAGGCTTCCGCAATCTGTCCTCAAAGGGCATCTGGTTCTTTGCGTTGGAGTTTGCACCCAATAGCCCGTTCATCGACGGTAACGACCTGCCCTACGACCCATTTGTCTACGGATTCCTGTTCGCTTACCAGGACAATCAGGCCTACCAGGACTTTGGCTCTCTCTGGGTCGCCGGCGACACCTCGGTACTCCCGAACTATCAAATCCCTGCCGTGCCAGAACCCAGCACGGCCCTCCTGGGCGTGATGGGAGCGCTGGGCCTGCTGGTGGCGGCCAAGCGCAAACGCGGTTGACCGTCGGGCGTCGTCACCACCCACCACCCAAGGCCCGCACCAAGCCCACGGTCTGCCCCGCCCAGGCACCACGCAGCAGCACCGCCTGGCGCTCGGCGCTCAGCAGGCTGCGCTGAGCGTCGATCAACGTGAGGTAGCTGTCCTCTCCCGCGCGGTAGCGTTTGTCGGCGAGGTCGGCCGAGCGGCGGGCGGCGCCCAAGGCCTCATCGACCGATCCGGCCTGCTCACGCGTGGCGGTCAGGCCGCTGAGTTGGCCTTCGACGTCGCCAAAGGCCTGCAACACCGACTGGCGATAGTCGGCCACCGACTCTTCCAGCGCGGCTTCAGAGCGCGTGATGGCTGCGCGGTTGCGCCCGCCATCAATGATGGGCAGGTTGAACACGGCGCTGACCAGCCAGCTGCGCGCGCTCATGGTGAACAGATCCGACAGTTCGCTGGACGCCTGTCCGCCTTGGGCCGTCAGCACCAAGGCTGGGAACAATGCCGAGCGGGCCTGACCCACGCGGGCGTTGGCCGCCACCATGCAGGCCTGGGCCACGGCCACGTCGGGGCGGCGCTCCAGCAAAGCCGACGGCAGGCCGGCCGGCACCTGGGGCACGGCCACATCCGCTGGCAAAGGCTGGGCCGCCAGGCTGAAGGCCGACGGGGTCTTGCCCAGCAGCAGCGCCAGGGCCTGTTCGGCACGGCGGCGGTCGCCTTGCGCGGCCTGCAGCTCGGCGCGCGTGCTGGCGCGATCGGCCTGGGCGCGGGCCAGGTCCAACTCGGATACATCGCCCGCCTTGTAGCGCTTGGAAATCAAATCCAGCGTCTGCTCGCGCAGCGACAGCGTGCGGCTCAAGAGATCGGCCACGGCGTCGAGCGTACGCACTTGGTAGTAGGCCTGGGCCACGTCGGCTTGCAGGGCCAGACGCACCGAGCGCAAGGCGGCCTCGGTGGCCTGCGCGTCGGCGTCAGCGGCGCGCACGCCATTGGCCACGCGCTGGAAGAGGTCCACCTCGTAGCTGGCGCCCACGCCCAACTGCCATGCGGTGGCAGCCGGCACGCGGGTTCCAGCGGACTCGCCGGCCTCCACGGCCGAGAGCTTCTGGCGGGTCGCGCCCGCCTGCGCCCCCAACTGCAGCGAGCGGTCGGCCTCGGCGCTGCCCAACAGCGCTCGCGCGGCTTTGACCCGGGCGGCGGCGGCCGCCAGTCCCGGGTTGCCAGCATCGGCTTGTGCTTG
This genomic window from Aquabacterium sp. A3 contains:
- a CDS encoding efflux transporter outer membrane subunit; this translates as MIRSIRWSMTTLATAALLAACNTAPVAQQAAVDVPVAYKEAAAAQSRWKRAEPAEAQPRGEWWRAFGDEQLNALQAQADAGNPGLAAAAARVKAARALLGSAEADRSLQLGAQAGATRQKLSAVEAGESAGTRVPAATAWQLGVGASYEVDLFQRVANGVRAADADAQATEAALRSVRLALQADVAQAYYQVRTLDAVADLLSRTLSLREQTLDLISKRYKAGDVSELDLARAQADRASTRAELQAAQGDRRRAEQALALLLGKTPSAFSLAAQPLPADVAVPQVPAGLPSALLERRPDVAVAQACMVAANARVGQARSALFPALVLTAQGGQASSELSDLFTMSARSWLVSAVFNLPIIDGGRNRAAITRSEAALEESVADYRQSVLQAFGDVEGQLSGLTATREQAGSVDEALGAARRSADLADKRYRAGEDSYLTLIDAQRSLLSAERQAVLLRGAWAGQTVGLVRALGGGW
- a CDS encoding PEP-CTERM sorting domain-containing protein codes for the protein MKTSAIFVKSVLSAGIAVFTTAASANLYQFQFLANPDALKSSQDKSLDVLHTITIDSDKISSFSPSTLNATSTWLDGGISMTMTHQGKTVSLNSGLDPDSPYVTIPGYYYNEGFRNLSSKGIWFFALEFAPNSPFIDGNDLPYDPFVYGFLFAYQDNQAYQDFGSLWVAGDTSVLPNYQIPAVPEPSTALLGVMGALGLLVAAKRKRG